One window from the genome of Terriglobia bacterium encodes:
- the pgl gene encoding 6-phosphogluconolactonase, with translation MSELELKIYPDPKSLFRAAAEAVTQVLQAGLREHPKLTFVLAGGTTPRGVYELLGTSCAFQNWSAVEFFWGDERCVPPDNEASNFRMARESLLSRLSLPDRNIHRIPAELENSEDAARLYEEEILKSFAAPGLPSFDLVLLGMGDDGHTASLFPGTRWDESRLVIANHSPHPPFRRISMTPRLLNAARRVIFLAAGQAKAHALKRVLEDPACDYPARRIKPAEGALTWMVDSAAASLLRQEP, from the coding sequence ATGTCGGAACTCGAGCTCAAGATCTACCCGGATCCGAAATCGCTGTTCCGTGCGGCTGCAGAGGCCGTGACTCAGGTGTTGCAGGCCGGCCTGCGCGAGCACCCGAAGCTGACCTTTGTTCTGGCAGGAGGCACCACACCACGAGGGGTGTATGAACTCCTGGGCACGTCCTGCGCGTTTCAGAATTGGAGCGCCGTCGAATTCTTCTGGGGCGATGAGCGCTGCGTCCCGCCCGACAACGAGGCGAGCAACTTCCGCATGGCACGAGAGTCCCTGCTCTCCCGGCTCTCCCTCCCGGACAGGAATATTCACAGAATCCCGGCCGAGTTGGAAAACAGCGAAGATGCGGCGCGGCTCTATGAAGAAGAGATCCTGAAGAGCTTCGCCGCGCCGGGTCTCCCAAGTTTCGACCTCGTGCTTCTGGGCATGGGTGACGATGGCCATACCGCCTCGCTGTTCCCGGGTACGCGCTGGGACGAGAGCAGGCTGGTCATCGCCAACCATAGCCCGCATCCGCCCTTCCGACGCATCTCGATGACGCCGCGGCTTCTGAATGCCGCCCGCCGTGTGATCTTTCTGGCCGCGGGGCAGGCCAAGGCTCACGCCCTGAAGAGAGTCCTGGAGGACCCGGCTTGCGATTATCCTGCCAGAAGAATCAAGCCCGCTGAAGGAGCGCTGACCTGGATGGTAGATAGCGCCGCCGCATCGCTGCTCCGCCAGGAACCCTGA
- a CDS encoding glucose-6-phosphate dehydrogenase assembly protein OpcA, with translation MHDSETVANLGIPLGADLSAIERELTEFWGTASQRAGETATIRACSCNLMVVVSGQAEAEALPPVLADVAEWHPCRSLVAFQGLQDAEPDSPPMRGWIRVQCRRQSGGGPQVCSEVITIGVRREAAGGLADTLASLLVPDLPVFLYWRSPRIADRDFVEALIRLADLLIVDSEQSPAEIHNGGQQLGILAPAPRRIAIRDLAWSRLTAWRDLIAQFFDTQASRSLLKELTEVEIQCVVSPRGGIPKIALLLAGWLASRLSWRTATAEQRHGEWISRMAGPDGDILIRFTSSPAGSTQGVIGAVTLRTRSGNLFSVSENREQACMTATATGPAAKPVMHTVPCLSTAEADLLVGELSLPGEDTGFQAALAAASALETSLR, from the coding sequence ATGCATGATTCCGAAACCGTGGCAAATCTGGGCATACCACTGGGTGCCGATCTGAGCGCTATCGAGCGCGAGTTGACGGAATTCTGGGGAACCGCTTCGCAGCGAGCCGGTGAGACCGCGACCATCCGAGCCTGTTCCTGCAATCTCATGGTCGTCGTGTCCGGCCAGGCAGAGGCCGAAGCTCTGCCCCCTGTGCTCGCCGATGTCGCGGAATGGCATCCCTGCCGTTCACTTGTCGCCTTCCAGGGGTTGCAGGATGCGGAGCCGGATTCGCCCCCCATGCGGGGATGGATTCGCGTTCAGTGCAGGCGCCAGTCAGGCGGAGGGCCGCAAGTGTGCAGTGAGGTTATTACCATCGGGGTAAGGCGAGAAGCGGCCGGGGGTCTGGCCGACACTCTGGCTTCCCTTCTGGTACCGGACCTGCCGGTGTTCCTCTACTGGCGCTCCCCCAGAATCGCCGACAGGGATTTTGTCGAGGCACTGATTCGACTCGCGGACCTCCTAATCGTGGATTCAGAGCAGTCGCCTGCCGAAATCCACAATGGCGGGCAACAACTGGGGATTCTTGCTCCGGCGCCACGGCGAATCGCAATTCGCGATCTGGCATGGTCGCGGCTGACCGCCTGGCGCGACCTCATCGCTCAGTTTTTCGACACGCAGGCCTCGAGAAGCCTCCTCAAGGAGTTGACCGAGGTGGAGATCCAATGCGTTGTGTCACCCCGTGGCGGCATTCCTAAAATCGCCCTGCTGCTTGCCGGCTGGCTGGCCTCGAGGCTCTCGTGGCGGACGGCCACGGCGGAGCAGAGGCACGGCGAATGGATCTCACGCATGGCCGGCCCTGACGGCGATATATTGATTCGCTTTACATCCTCGCCCGCGGGCTCAACCCAGGGCGTCATCGGGGCGGTCACGCTCCGGACCCGCAGTGGCAACCTGTTTTCGGTGTCCGAGAACCGCGAGCAAGCGTGCATGACCGCAACCGCAACCGGACCTGCGGCAAAGCCGGTCATGCACACGGTTCCCTGTCTGTCGACGGCGGAAGCAGATCTGCTCGTCGGTGAGCTCTCGCTGCCGGGTGAGGATACGGGATTTCAGGCCGCGCTCGCAGCAGCGTCGGCACTCGAGACGAGCTTGCGCTAG
- the zwf gene encoding glucose-6-phosphate dehydrogenase, whose translation MSRSPEPCVMVIFGGSGDLTRRKLVPALYNLSQGRAIPGGFTILALSRSPLGDDQYREKLRQALAESGAPLEASAWEAFARGIHYLSADYHGPETYQEIKKALAEYDVQRGTGGNRIYYLATAPSDYVGIIQNLGAAGLAREHTDGGAWTRIIIEKPFGRDLESALALNKVVVAHFREDQAYRIDHYLGKETVQNILVLRFANGIFEPIWNRQYVDSVQITAAENIGVGTRGSYYEEAGALRDMIQNHVMQLLTLVAMEPPPDFAPNTVRDEKAKVLRSIHPTSADEVEKVSVRAQYGPGFIAGKPTAGYQEETNVSPQSGTETFAAIRFTIDNWRWADVPFYVRTGKNLAKQVTEIAILFRRTPHFIFRQSPVADLGANVLALRIQPNEGITLKFVAKLPGQSVNIQPVNMDFRYGSTFGIHLASAYERLLLDCMLGDPTLFNRADSVEAAWSLVQPFLDVWSSHRPAVIPTYASGSWGPPEADFLLEREHRRWRLL comes from the coding sequence ATGAGCCGCAGTCCTGAACCGTGCGTGATGGTCATCTTCGGCGGATCCGGCGATCTCACCAGGCGCAAGCTTGTCCCCGCCCTCTACAATCTCTCGCAGGGACGTGCGATTCCGGGCGGCTTCACGATCCTGGCGCTTTCCCGCTCTCCGCTCGGCGATGACCAGTACCGCGAGAAGCTACGCCAGGCGCTCGCCGAGTCCGGTGCCCCCTTGGAAGCGTCGGCGTGGGAGGCTTTTGCGCGCGGCATCCACTACCTCTCGGCCGATTACCATGGTCCCGAAACCTACCAAGAGATCAAGAAAGCGCTGGCCGAGTATGATGTCCAGCGCGGCACCGGCGGCAACCGGATCTACTACCTCGCCACGGCCCCCAGTGATTATGTGGGCATCATTCAAAACCTGGGAGCTGCCGGACTGGCGCGCGAACACACCGACGGCGGCGCGTGGACGCGCATTATCATAGAGAAGCCTTTCGGTCGTGACCTCGAATCGGCTCTGGCGCTCAACAAAGTGGTGGTCGCCCACTTTCGGGAAGACCAGGCATATCGCATCGACCATTACCTGGGCAAGGAAACGGTGCAGAACATCCTCGTGCTTCGCTTTGCGAACGGCATATTCGAACCCATCTGGAACCGCCAGTATGTGGACAGCGTGCAGATCACGGCCGCAGAGAACATCGGCGTGGGCACACGGGGAAGCTACTATGAGGAGGCCGGCGCGTTGCGCGACATGATCCAAAACCATGTCATGCAGCTGCTGACGCTCGTCGCCATGGAGCCGCCGCCCGATTTTGCCCCCAATACTGTCCGGGATGAGAAGGCGAAGGTGTTGCGATCCATCCATCCGACATCAGCCGACGAGGTGGAGAAAGTATCGGTGCGCGCGCAGTACGGACCTGGATTCATCGCCGGCAAGCCGACCGCCGGATACCAGGAAGAGACGAATGTGTCCCCCCAGTCGGGCACCGAGACCTTTGCCGCGATCCGTTTTACCATCGACAACTGGCGCTGGGCGGATGTGCCCTTCTACGTGCGGACCGGGAAAAACCTCGCCAAGCAAGTCACCGAGATCGCAATCCTGTTCCGGCGGACTCCTCACTTCATTTTCCGCCAGTCCCCGGTCGCGGACTTGGGTGCGAACGTGCTTGCTCTGCGCATCCAACCCAATGAGGGAATCACTCTCAAGTTTGTCGCCAAGCTGCCGGGACAATCCGTGAACATCCAGCCGGTGAATATGGATTTCCGCTACGGCAGCACCTTCGGCATTCATTTGGCGAGCGCTTACGAACGGTTGCTGCTCGATTGCATGCTCGGTGATCCGACCCTGTTCAACCGCGCGGATTCGGTTGAGGCGGCCTGGTCACTGGTCCAGCCTTTTCTCGATGTCTGGTCGTCACACCGCCCCGCCGTAATTCCGACCTATGCCTCCGGGTCGTGGGGGCCGCCGGAAGCCGACTTCCTTCTGGAGCGCGAGCACAGGCGCTGGCGGCTGCTGTGA
- a CDS encoding DUF2892 domain-containing protein, with translation MSMERWIRMIAGTFVLISLALAHWVNPNWLWFTVFVGVNLLQSSLTKWCLMEDILNKLGVARKMPAPTR, from the coding sequence ATGAGTATGGAACGGTGGATTCGAATGATTGCAGGAACTTTCGTCCTCATCAGCCTGGCGTTGGCGCACTGGGTCAATCCCAACTGGTTGTGGTTCACGGTTTTTGTGGGCGTCAACCTGCTTCAGTCGTCGCTGACAAAGTGGTGTTTGATGGAGGACATTCTCAACAAGCTGGGTGTTGCCAGGAAAATGCCGGCCCCGACCCGCTAA
- a CDS encoding efflux RND transporter permease subunit, with protein MSRPQFAGRLAKGFIHSKLTPLILMASVAMGVAAVLLLPREEEPQIIVPMIDVFVAVPGASAKEVETRVARPMERLLWEIPGVEYVYSTSSPGGALAIVRFYVGEDEEKSIVRLNQKMFANFDLIPPGASQPLIKPRSIDDVPFLALTLWSDEMDGYQIRRAAAELRNDLQKIPDISATELIGGQRRELRVELDPVQLAAYGVSGTQIRGTLLMNNRAADAGTLTGQNEAIAVRLNGFLKTADDLAGLVIGVHNALPVYLRDVARIVDGPEEPRDYVFFSPGPAAAAKGIPAPGGTALRPASASPPSARGEKDLMPAVTISLAKRKGKNAVILAEAAIKRAGEFRARHLPASLQMTVTRNYGETAAEKSNELLLHMMIAVLSVTVLIWLILGFREAGVVAVAIPVTLALTLVVFLLYGYTLNRITLFALIFSIGILVDDAIVVIENIVRHKRMPQNRNRRFSEVAIEAVDEVGNPTILATFTVIAAILPMAMVRGLMGPYMRPIPIGASAAMIFSLLVAFVITPWAAIRLLRNSGHPHATGEQDDRSTRLYRKFMSFLLARPRNRWAFLALVSLLLLLSMSMVYFRAVIVKMLPFDNKSEFQVIVDLPEGTSLERTAAVTRDLSVALGRIPEITDLETYVGTASPFNFNGLVRHYYLRRGDNVADIQVNLTPKGERSDQSHSIARRARDLLAPIAQKAGARIKVAEVPPGPPVLETLVAEVYGSDYERQIDLARQIRGMLEKTPGVVDVDWYVEHEQTELRFNIDRLKTSMAGVSPTDLQQSVEMALGGTGAGLAHLPQEAEDVPLVLRFPLQSRTGMEDLNQLRVPSASGKLVPLSELGYWEKTVRDRSIYHKNLMPVVYVTADVAGREESPVYPILQLDKDIHAMRLPEGYSLQTYTARQPESGDRLAMKWDGEWHISYEVFRDLGLAFAAVLVLIYILVVAWFQSFKTPLVIMAVIPFSLVGILPGHWALGAFFTATSMIGFIAGAGIVVRNSIILVDFIELRLKMGEPLAQAVVDAGAVRFRPMMLTAAAVVVGSAVILFDPIFQGLAISLMAGEVASLLLSRMTVPVLFYIMRRRELGKSPLPPPADSE; from the coding sequence ATGAGCAGGCCTCAGTTTGCCGGCAGGCTGGCCAAAGGCTTCATCCATTCAAAGCTCACCCCCCTGATCCTCATGGCTTCAGTTGCCATGGGCGTGGCCGCCGTCCTGCTGCTGCCGCGGGAAGAAGAGCCTCAGATCATCGTTCCGATGATCGATGTGTTCGTTGCCGTTCCGGGCGCCTCAGCCAAGGAGGTCGAAACCCGGGTCGCCAGGCCGATGGAGCGACTGCTGTGGGAAATTCCGGGCGTCGAGTATGTCTACAGCACCTCCAGCCCGGGAGGGGCATTGGCGATCGTCCGGTTTTATGTGGGTGAGGATGAGGAAAAGAGCATCGTCAGGTTGAACCAGAAGATGTTTGCCAACTTCGACCTGATTCCGCCGGGCGCTTCCCAGCCGCTGATCAAGCCGCGTTCGATTGATGACGTGCCATTTCTGGCGCTGACTTTGTGGAGCGATGAGATGGACGGCTATCAGATCCGCCGCGCCGCGGCCGAGTTGCGCAATGATCTGCAGAAAATCCCGGACATTTCTGCCACGGAACTCATCGGCGGCCAGCGGCGCGAACTGCGCGTCGAACTCGATCCGGTGCAGCTGGCAGCGTATGGGGTCAGCGGAACCCAGATCCGCGGCACGCTTTTAATGAACAACCGCGCCGCGGACGCCGGCACCCTCACCGGCCAGAACGAAGCGATCGCCGTGCGCCTCAACGGCTTTCTCAAAACCGCCGATGATCTGGCCGGCCTGGTAATCGGTGTCCACAATGCCCTGCCTGTGTATCTGCGCGATGTTGCCCGCATTGTCGACGGTCCGGAGGAACCAAGGGATTATGTCTTCTTTTCGCCGGGGCCCGCCGCCGCCGCGAAGGGGATCCCCGCGCCGGGGGGCACCGCACTGCGGCCGGCCAGCGCAAGCCCCCCGTCGGCGAGAGGCGAAAAGGATCTGATGCCGGCTGTGACGATATCGCTGGCAAAGCGCAAGGGCAAGAATGCCGTCATCCTGGCGGAAGCGGCCATCAAGCGCGCCGGGGAATTCCGTGCCCGCCATCTCCCTGCCTCCCTGCAGATGACCGTGACACGAAACTACGGCGAGACCGCAGCCGAAAAATCCAACGAACTGCTCCTGCACATGATGATCGCGGTCCTTTCCGTGACCGTGCTCATCTGGCTTATTCTCGGATTCAGGGAGGCGGGCGTCGTCGCAGTGGCCATTCCGGTAACCCTTGCTCTGACTCTGGTGGTTTTTCTGCTCTATGGATACACGCTCAACCGCATCACCTTGTTTGCGCTCATTTTCTCGATCGGCATCCTGGTCGATGATGCAATCGTGGTGATCGAGAACATCGTGCGCCACAAGCGCATGCCGCAGAACCGCAATCGCCGTTTCTCCGAGGTTGCGATTGAGGCGGTCGATGAGGTCGGCAATCCCACGATTCTGGCTACCTTTACGGTAATCGCCGCGATCCTGCCGATGGCCATGGTGCGTGGGCTGATGGGCCCTTACATGCGGCCCATTCCGATCGGAGCCTCGGCGGCAATGATTTTCTCGCTCCTGGTAGCCTTCGTCATTACGCCGTGGGCTGCCATCCGCCTCCTCAGGAATTCCGGACATCCGCATGCAACCGGGGAGCAGGACGACCGGAGCACGCGGCTCTACCGCAAGTTCATGTCATTTTTGCTGGCACGCCCGAGAAACCGGTGGGCTTTTCTGGCGCTGGTTTCGCTGCTGCTGCTGCTGTCAATGAGCATGGTTTATTTCCGTGCGGTAATCGTGAAGATGCTTCCTTTCGACAACAAGAGCGAGTTCCAGGTCATCGTCGACCTGCCCGAGGGAACAAGCCTGGAGCGCACAGCAGCAGTCACGCGCGATCTGTCCGTGGCCCTCGGCAGGATACCCGAAATCACCGATCTCGAGACCTACGTAGGAACCGCCTCGCCGTTCAATTTCAACGGCCTGGTGCGCCACTACTATCTGCGCCGCGGTGACAATGTCGCCGACATCCAGGTGAATCTCACACCAAAGGGTGAGCGCTCGGATCAAAGCCACAGTATCGCGCGCCGGGCAAGGGACCTGCTCGCGCCGATTGCCCAGAAGGCAGGTGCGCGCATCAAGGTGGCGGAAGTCCCTCCCGGTCCGCCGGTGCTGGAGACATTGGTTGCTGAAGTCTATGGCTCGGACTACGAGCGCCAGATTGATCTTGCCCGGCAGATTCGCGGCATGCTCGAGAAGACACCGGGAGTCGTGGACGTCGATTGGTACGTGGAGCATGAACAAACCGAGCTGCGCTTCAACATCGACCGGCTCAAGACCTCCATGGCCGGTGTCTCGCCGACCGACCTCCAGCAGTCGGTGGAGATGGCCCTGGGCGGAACCGGTGCCGGCCTGGCGCATCTCCCGCAGGAAGCCGAGGATGTGCCGCTGGTGTTGCGCTTTCCTCTGCAATCCCGCACCGGCATGGAAGACTTAAACCAGCTGCGTGTCCCTTCTGCGTCAGGGAAGCTGGTGCCCCTTTCCGAGCTGGGCTACTGGGAAAAGACGGTGCGCGACCGCAGCATCTATCACAAGAATCTGATGCCCGTTGTTTACGTGACGGCCGACGTGGCGGGACGCGAAGAGAGCCCGGTTTACCCGATTCTTCAGCTCGACAAGGATATCCATGCCATGCGATTGCCGGAAGGGTACAGCCTGCAGACCTACACGGCGCGCCAGCCCGAAAGCGGCGACCGGCTGGCGATGAAGTGGGACGGGGAGTGGCATATCAGCTACGAGGTCTTCCGGGATCTCGGCCTGGCGTTTGCGGCGGTGCTGGTACTGATTTATATCCTCGTGGTCGCCTGGTTCCAGAGTTTCAAGACTCCCCTTGTAATCATGGCGGTCATTCCGTTCTCTCTGGTCGGAATTCTGCCCGGGCACTGGGCTCTGGGAGCTTTCTTCACCGCCACTTCGATGATCGGATTTATCGCGGGCGCCGGCATCGTGGTGCGGAATTCGATCATTCTCGTGGACTTCATCGAACTGCGCCTCAAGATGGGCGAGCCACTGGCGCAAGCTGTGGTGGATGCCGGCGCGGTGCGTTTCCGCCCGATGATGCTTACTGCCGCGGCCGTCGTAGTCGGATCTGCGGTTATCCTGTTCGATCCGATCTTTCAAGGGTTGGCGATCTCGCTCATGGCCGGAGAAGTGGCCTCGCTGCTTCTGAGCCGCATGACGGTGCCGGTGCTGTTTTACATAATGCGCCGGCGCGAGCTTGGCAAATCGCCTTTGCCGCCACCCGCAGACTCGGAATGA
- a CDS encoding efflux RND transporter periplasmic adaptor subunit gives MRTQFVYGFLIIAGAALLIACNASAPPAPTTGRPVAVSVVSAAYVTVPAVIEVPGSVQPRSRVALSAQINGSVREVTVRSGDTVRAGQLLVTLDARDADGQKAAAAAGIDEARAALEEARKSAEMSASMRDGAKAAADLASATYARYQKLFSARSVSPQELDEVRARRDAASADLAARETVVAAAQDRLRQATARIAQADAQAARADVVLAWTRVKAPAAGRIAEKLVDPGSAIFPGSPLLVLESTENPQVLADIPTRQSRLLLRGLEVRVFDTGESTAVVTGRIAEITPLSNPASHTVQFKVDLPAGFSALAGRFVKVAVPSGDRPALLVPRQAVRETGQLTGVFVVDSSSVARFRLVKVVPYDGERIELLSGVDPGEKIIANPGIEILDGTLLEVRK, from the coding sequence ATGCGTACCCAATTCGTGTATGGCTTTCTGATCATCGCCGGCGCCGCACTGCTGATTGCATGCAACGCTTCGGCGCCGCCTGCTCCCACCACAGGGCGCCCGGTTGCAGTCAGCGTCGTCAGCGCCGCCTATGTGACCGTACCCGCTGTGATTGAGGTACCCGGATCGGTGCAGCCCCGCAGTCGGGTAGCGCTCTCGGCCCAGATCAATGGATCCGTGCGTGAAGTGACAGTCCGATCCGGGGACACCGTGCGCGCAGGCCAGCTTCTTGTCACCCTCGATGCGCGCGATGCCGACGGCCAGAAGGCCGCCGCAGCAGCAGGCATCGATGAGGCCAGGGCCGCTCTCGAGGAAGCCCGCAAATCGGCGGAGATGTCGGCCAGCATGCGCGACGGCGCCAAAGCCGCGGCGGATCTGGCAAGCGCAACGTATGCACGCTATCAGAAGCTCTTCTCGGCACGCTCAGTCAGCCCCCAGGAGCTGGACGAAGTGCGGGCGCGCCGCGATGCCGCCTCAGCGGACCTCGCGGCCAGGGAGACGGTGGTAGCCGCTGCACAGGATCGGCTGCGCCAGGCTACGGCGAGGATAGCTCAAGCCGATGCTCAGGCAGCACGCGCCGATGTTGTGCTCGCTTGGACGCGGGTCAAGGCCCCGGCCGCCGGACGGATCGCGGAGAAGCTCGTAGACCCGGGAAGTGCGATTTTCCCGGGCAGCCCGCTGCTTGTCCTTGAGTCAACCGAAAATCCTCAGGTGCTCGCCGACATCCCGACCCGCCAGTCCCGACTTCTGCTCCGCGGCCTCGAAGTTCGGGTTTTTGACACGGGCGAGTCCACGGCCGTCGTCACCGGGCGCATCGCGGAGATCACTCCCCTCTCGAATCCGGCTTCGCACACCGTTCAGTTCAAGGTCGACCTCCCCGCAGGCTTCTCGGCGCTTGCGGGCCGTTTCGTCAAGGTGGCGGTGCCGTCGGGAGATCGTCCGGCGCTGCTGGTGCCCCGCCAGGCCGTGCGCGAAACGGGTCAGCTGACCGGGGTATTCGTCGTCGACAGCAGTTCCGTGGCACGCTTCCGGCTGGTCAAAGTTGTACCCTATGATGGGGAACGTATCGAGCTCCTGTCAGGCGTCGACCCGGGCGAGAAGATCATAGCCAATCCGGGAATCGAGATCCTTGACGGCACGCTCCTGGAGGTCCGCAAATGA
- a CDS encoding TolC family protein, with protein MKTDARFLIFVLLAWAAGTVPLPAQQPGLTLAEAVSRALAHNPELAIDAPAQAAARSEIDAGRAGYLPRIDFEQSLTGGNNPVYVFGTLLNQRRFTEANFAIPSLNTPDPVMNLQSRVTGQQMIWDFGRTGARVETARLGLALTERSHDEHVNQVLLAVYEAYFSVSLADSALETARISLRSAESIAGQAQARVDSGLAVESDLLRSQVVLASARQQEIEARGRLEMARAALNRIMGAPLEAPFGETSALTPVSLPLPSEDALLAEQLRRRPDYQRMLTEVRRSELETLSRKTDLLPVLGAFAGWEIDNPSFREYGGNNWTAGINLRWNIFAGGADTAQLHAARNRQEQSKRQLEALESALALELHQTLIQVRSAGQQVEAMRAAEAQSLESQRILQNRYEAGLATMTDLLSAQTARAVARTALAEAIYRYRVSYARLEFAAGTLSPTSTAMNQ; from the coding sequence ATGAAAACTGACGCGAGGTTTCTGATTTTTGTTCTTCTGGCCTGGGCCGCCGGCACCGTTCCCCTGCCGGCCCAGCAGCCGGGTCTCACTTTGGCCGAGGCTGTCAGCCGCGCCTTGGCCCACAATCCGGAACTGGCAATCGACGCGCCGGCGCAGGCCGCGGCACGCTCCGAGATCGATGCCGGTCGCGCGGGTTATCTGCCTCGCATCGATTTTGAGCAGTCTCTGACGGGAGGGAACAATCCCGTGTACGTCTTCGGTACGCTGTTGAACCAACGGCGTTTCACCGAGGCGAACTTCGCAATTCCCTCGCTCAACACGCCCGATCCGGTCATGAATCTGCAGTCGCGCGTGACCGGCCAGCAGATGATCTGGGACTTCGGCCGCACGGGCGCACGGGTGGAAACGGCCCGTCTGGGTTTGGCGCTCACCGAGCGCAGCCACGACGAGCACGTCAACCAGGTTCTGCTCGCCGTCTATGAGGCCTATTTCTCGGTGTCGCTCGCGGACAGCGCGCTCGAAACGGCGCGCATATCGCTGCGCTCCGCAGAGTCCATCGCAGGCCAGGCCCAGGCGCGTGTCGACAGCGGTCTCGCCGTCGAGTCCGACCTGCTTCGCAGCCAGGTCGTCCTGGCTTCCGCACGTCAGCAGGAGATCGAGGCGCGCGGCCGATTGGAGATGGCCCGTGCGGCGCTGAACCGCATCATGGGAGCTCCGCTCGAAGCTCCGTTCGGGGAGACATCCGCCCTGACACCCGTGTCACTTCCCCTCCCCTCGGAGGATGCGCTCCTCGCAGAGCAGCTCCGCCGGCGCCCGGACTATCAGCGCATGCTCACCGAAGTACGCCGGTCGGAACTCGAAACTCTTTCCCGCAAGACCGATCTTTTGCCGGTGCTGGGAGCGTTCGCCGGCTGGGAAATCGACAACCCTTCCTTCCGCGAGTACGGCGGCAATAACTGGACCGCCGGCATCAACCTGCGCTGGAACATCTTCGCCGGCGGCGCCGATACCGCCCAGCTTCACGCGGCACGGAATCGACAGGAGCAGAGCAAACGGCAGCTGGAGGCGCTCGAGTCGGCTCTTGCGCTCGAGCTGCATCAGACTTTGATCCAGGTGCGTTCGGCCGGGCAGCAGGTCGAGGCGATGCGCGCCGCCGAAGCTCAAAGCCTGGAAAGCCAGCGCATTCTGCAAAACCGGTATGAGGCCGGATTGGCCACCATGACCGACCTCCTGTCGGCCCAGACGGCTCGAGCCGTGGCGCGCACCGCTCTGGCCGAAGCCATCTACCGGTATCGTGTCAGCTACGCGCGCCTCGAGTTTGCCGCAGGAACGCTCAGCCCCACATCCACAGCCATGAATCAGTAA
- a CDS encoding metalloregulator ArsR/SmtB family transcription factor has protein sequence MKRNKQTLRRIFEMQCEICKAMGHPVRLEIVETLSQEEVPAAALLEDLETSKANLSKHMALLLHVGIVEQRREGRQVFYRLAHPEIHEACSIMRSILHRRLKKEEQLASAIGARRAR, from the coding sequence ATGAAGAGAAACAAGCAGACGTTGCGCAGAATCTTCGAAATGCAGTGTGAGATCTGTAAGGCGATGGGGCATCCCGTGCGCCTGGAAATCGTCGAGACCCTGAGCCAGGAAGAGGTGCCGGCCGCCGCTCTGCTGGAAGATCTTGAGACGTCCAAGGCCAACCTCTCCAAGCACATGGCGCTGCTGTTGCACGTCGGCATCGTCGAGCAGCGGCGCGAAGGCCGCCAGGTCTTTTACCGTCTCGCGCATCCGGAGATCCACGAGGCGTGTTCCATCATGCGTTCCATCCTCCATCGCCGCCTGAAAAAGGAAGAGCAGCTGGCTTCGGCTATCGGAGCACGCAGAGCACGGTAG
- a CDS encoding O-acetyl-ADP-ribose deacetylase has product MASALDRIEIVHGDITRQRVDAIVNAANTSLLGGGGVDGAIHRAAGPELLEECRQLHGCATGAAKITRGYRLPASWVIHTVGPVWKGGGHREDELLADCYRNCLLLAQENRLKTVAFPSISTGAFGFPVDRACRIALRGIRNFLERSENPAQVTVVCFDQNTHDDYTKALSEARSAPED; this is encoded by the coding sequence ATGGCAAGCGCGCTTGATAGGATTGAAATCGTGCACGGGGACATCACCAGGCAACGAGTCGATGCCATCGTAAACGCCGCCAATACCTCCCTTCTTGGCGGCGGAGGTGTCGACGGCGCCATCCATCGCGCCGCGGGACCCGAGTTGCTGGAGGAATGCCGGCAACTCCATGGATGCGCGACCGGCGCCGCAAAAATCACGCGCGGGTATCGCCTTCCGGCTTCCTGGGTCATTCACACCGTCGGGCCCGTCTGGAAAGGCGGCGGTCACCGAGAAGACGAGCTCCTCGCCGACTGTTACCGGAACTGCCTCCTGCTTGCCCAAGAAAACAGATTGAAAACGGTCGCGTTTCCCTCTATCAGTACCGGCGCGTTCGGTTTCCCGGTCGACCGGGCCTGCAGAATCGCTCTGCGCGGGATCAGGAACTTCCTGGAACGGAGTGAGAATCCCGCCCAAGTGACTGTCGTCTGCTTCGATCAGAACACCCATGATGATTACACCAAGGCGCTGTCGGAAGCCCGATCGGCCCCCGAGGACTGA